CCATCACAAACTCCTGAAATGGCGTCAAGGTTTTGGTCTTCCTGGATACATTTGGtgcaacaaaatcaaaaattatCTTTAATGTGTCAAAGGCTGGCAAACCAGTGTAAAATCTCACCCTGTCATCACTGTCGCGACAGTCAGTAAAGTAGTTCTCAGTAAAATCCTGCACTGCCTTTGTTTCCATAAACAGATAAGCAAACTCTGTTGTCTGTGTACATTTGTCAGAACTGGAGGGAGTCTGTGTTTCCATCTCTGAGTCAGGAGCATCCAAAACCTCAGTGGAAGCAGGTACCATCACGGGTTCGATGGGACAGTTTTCAGGCTGATCTTGTTCTAAGTCCTCAGGAGCATCCAAAACCTCAGTGGAAGCAGGTACCATCACGGGTTCGATGGGACAGTTTTCAGGCTGATCTTGTTCTAAGTCATCAGGGGGATCCCTTTTCACTTTCTTGGAAACTACTGGCTCAGCGTGTTCTCGGAGTTTTCGTCGCCGAGCTGATCGCTTGGCTCGCTCGGCCCTCTGGGCGCCTGTCCCCGCCACTTCTTTCTTGTTATGCCCGAGGTTGATAGATGGTACCCAGTCCACGTTAAATTTATCCCAGTCTTTGCTGGGTTGTCCAGAGACAAAGTGTTTGCCACATACACGTTCATTTGTTAGCTTTTCCTCCGATAAATCTGCTCTGCTAATGGCAGAAATCCATTGTCTACGGCGATCTGTTGTCAGCTCCTCCACATATTTCCCCTGACCAGTTATCACGCGGGGAACACGGAACAACTTAAAGTTTACCTTTTCGCGATGTTTGTGTGCTGCACCCGTTCTACTCCCACAGCCGACAATCAGGCAAAACACCATGATGAACATGCAGGCACTTTTGAACAAAAATGTGGATCGCAATTGAAGAAACTGAACAAGAAGAGATCGCTTGAGCACGCAGCGCCTCGCAGCGCAGTGCATGGACCCCAAGATGGCCGCCGAATCCGGTTGCTGAGATGGGggtcacgtgactgaataagccctatatgcagtactggcacggaacgatatgatgataatgatgaactACGCGTAGTTATAATTACTATGGTAAGAAGTAGAAACGTTTTTAGCGATGGAATAACATGATAAATATCCCAAAgccattttgtatttcatatgGACTTTATGTAATCTTCATCTTTAGCACTTTTGGGGTACTTTCTGGACATCTGTGGATGATGTAACATTTGCATCGTCAGGTTAAAGATAGCCCCGTATTTCACACACAATATCAACAGGCTGACGTAAGTGTTGTTCCGAATGTTCTAGAAGGCTACTAAGCCTCGAAATCAAGTCTTTGAGGACTCACAGACCTGGCTGGTGAAGTAGTACTTAAGATGACAAATCAATGCTGTATTGGGACAGGAATACGGCATTGTTGTCAGTATTTGCATTTGATAATGATCGACAATGCAGACATTGAATAGCATATGCGGGCCAGGTAGTAGCTTATAGTGTTTGTCTACAGAACATGACAACAATCGAACATTAGTATTCAAACTTAAAAACTATCAAGGACAATACAAAGACAAATTTTAAGTTCAAATgactacaatgtatatgcatTTGCGTAACAAGAATAGAAAAGGCACAACAAACTTTCATCACGAACACAATTTTTATTAACGTCTACGGACTTTTACACAGATCTTTCATGAACCTTTCTCTGTATCTGTAGAGCATTTTGCACACAGACGAGTTACATACTTAGTTTCTTATTGACATTTTCTCTTTTTCATATAGCCACTCAACATCAGATCAGGCACAAAACCATCTAAGTTTTTACATGATTAAAACTACAGATTATTACAATACTCCGCAAATAGTTTCGACAGTAATATTGcgatacaaattacaatattacaattTTATCCATCACCAACCAGAGATGGATTTGTGTCTACACGTCTGATCTGATGTTGAGAAGCTACAAGAAGAAGATAAGAACATCGTGTTCTCTTCTTGTAGTGTCTCAACACCAGATAAGGCTTCATCCCACATCTGAGTTTCCACATGATTAAAGCTATGTattactagaaaggccgacatttgcttgagagcaaatacagcatatttcagccatctccctcgccatgcaacaatagactgttccaaaatcccccatgtgcaaaaatggaacacttctgcttaaaaagcacttctactaatcacacttaagCCCCAAAATGAATATTACAAAATGCCCAGTGCAAGAAGGgcctcttccagtgcaccccatgtgaatttgcaaaatagaccagtccagaaatactcccactaaAAACATGGCCTTCTGAATaagaaacccagtccaaaattgaacttagcaaaaaaggtcctccgtgcatgaaaaggtaaaatagaccagccTAAAAACATTTCCGCtgaaaaatggaattttgattcatcacccgtccaaaactgaatttgaaaaaaaatcccccctccgtgcaataATAGACTCTCCCTgtgatacccctatgtaaaaTGGAGCATTCCAAAAATACACCCGCTAAATTAGGACTtggacataatcaccaaagtccaaaaatggattttaaaaatgcccccctccgtgcaagaatggactcttccaacacaccccatttaaaattgcaaaatagaccagtctaaaaatactcccactgaaagaCTTATCATAATCACCAGTCCTAAGATGTATCAAATAAAGAACCCCTCCGTAggagaatggactcttccagataacaccaggctcgctGATCGGCTGCCAAATCCATTGGATTCTTAGCCAAATATTGAtccaggctaagtgattggttacgtACTTGATTAAGTTATATGAATATGTCCAGGCTTCCACCTGCTATCTTGAGATGGGGTCGTTGACCCCCAtggccattggaaaataacccccaaaatcatcaaatgtatcatttttaagtGGTTCGTgcaaaaaaattatacatgggtcatttgaataaatatctagagcacccctttaccaaatttcaggtcatttggttgtaaaccaagggtacaggagcccaaaacgtcctatttctgtaaaaaaaatggccaaaaattcgCAAAactaagcattttgttgtactgtatgacaaaattcttattgaatctatgtgcgcatTTATGGAGGGCACTTCTGTACCAAAtcttaggtcatttggttgtaaaacgagggtacaggatccaaaatgtcctttttttgtaaaaaaaattgcaaaattaagcattttgttgtactgtatgacaaaatTCTTATTGAATCCAAGTGCGCATATATGGAGGGCACTTCTGTACCGAAtctcaggtcatttggttgtaaaacgggTACAGGAtccaaaatgtcctttttttgtaaaaaaatcgcaaaattaagcattttgttgtactgtatgccaaaagtgttatttaATACATGTGC
The sequence above is drawn from the Branchiostoma floridae strain S238N-H82 chromosome 4, Bfl_VNyyK, whole genome shotgun sequence genome and encodes:
- the LOC118413732 gene encoding uncharacterized protein LOC118413732, whose amino-acid sequence is MVFCLIVGCGSRTGAAHKHREKVNFKLFRVPRVITGQGKYVEELTTDRRRQWISAISRADLSEEKLTNERVCGKHFVSGQPSKDWDKFNVDWVPSINLGHNKKEVAGTGAQRAERAKRSARRRKLREHAEPVVSKKVKRDPPDDLEQDQPENCPIEPVMVPASTEVLDAPEDLEQDQPENCPIEPVMVPASTEVLDAPDSEMETQTPSSSDKCTQTTEFAYLFMETKAVQDFTENYFTDCRDSDDRVRFYTGLPAFDTLKIIFDFVAPNVSRKTKTLTPFQEFVMVLVKLRLNPPQQDLAYRFNISQPTVSRVFWSWMIVMDIRLTPLIKWPEREAIIRTMPACFRDAFGSKVTIIIDCFEVFIERPSNLLARGQTFSNYKNHNTVKVLVGITPQGSICFVSRTWGGRTSDKHLTSNCGLLDKLKPGDLVMADRGFTIEESLSLHQVKLAIPTFTRGSKQLDPADIEQTRGIANVRIHVERVIGQLKQKYTMLQGTLEIHYVSLTAGSTEPMVDKIVRVCSALANLCPSVVPFT